A single region of the Marinobacter salinisoli genome encodes:
- a CDS encoding VOC family protein, with amino-acid sequence MQYLHTMIRVSNLEDTLHFFCDLLGMKEISRKSSEKGRFTLVFLATPDDEERARQDKAPMIELTYNWDPEEYSGGRNFGHLAYRVDDIYALCEHLQANGVTINRPPRDGHMAFVRTPDNISIELLQKGDALPPKESWASMDNTGTW; translated from the coding sequence ATGCAATACCTTCACACCATGATCCGAGTATCGAACCTCGAGGACACGCTACACTTTTTCTGCGACCTTCTGGGCATGAAGGAGATCAGTCGGAAGAGCAGTGAAAAAGGCCGGTTTACGCTGGTCTTTCTTGCCACGCCGGACGATGAAGAACGAGCCCGGCAGGATAAGGCACCGATGATCGAGTTAACCTACAATTGGGATCCGGAGGAGTACTCGGGTGGCCGCAACTTTGGTCATCTGGCCTATCGCGTCGATGATATCTACGCACTGTGCGAGCATTTGCAGGCTAATGGCGTCACCATCAACCGTCCTCCCCGGGACGGGCACATGGCGTTTGTGCGTACGCCGGATAATATTTCGATAGAGCTACTTCAAAAAGGCGATGCATTACCGCCCAAAGAGTCCTGGGCCAGTATGGACAATACCGGCACCTGGTAA
- a CDS encoding P-loop NTPase family protein, with protein sequence MERFLEDWQGCLSPECQLALVQARDRVHERGGTVVTVEDYLLALLDSCAATTGFLQSAGVDLDELIRTVQCEQPVVTEVGSEGILSSQLLSWLSAAREVCDKPWLDWSDLLRVLASGMERLRDKAYVAVLELVASWPDTPPLLPVSQSELQSMPLVVTDSDWLSVAEDIAISVAASANALVWLRGKRGAGKSSLLRLTLAALEHNYRVVDPRNLAGGLDPGGVQSSREEAVCHDSETTVLVLDNCTPADVLLLITRESSGLPEMLSSWAGAILLVGDQASHQECAHLEHWLGRSLDIVDMPDTSEGQKEAILTAHQPVIEKRWQVEIPVSVIRFAAHCRAPGLDTPGGLLRWVEKAAARLNLFARRGPTQALALAGQAATIHRQSLVALARGESEGAAAASLDDLHLQKTAVEVAWHERQAAGALRQLCVADLRAELERWVAAKH encoded by the coding sequence ATGGAACGTTTTCTGGAAGACTGGCAAGGATGCCTGTCCCCCGAATGCCAGCTGGCATTGGTACAGGCCAGGGACAGAGTGCACGAACGGGGCGGTACGGTCGTCACCGTCGAAGATTACCTGCTTGCGCTACTCGATTCGTGTGCCGCAACCACCGGTTTTCTGCAAAGTGCTGGTGTGGATCTGGACGAGCTGATCAGAACCGTTCAGTGCGAGCAGCCAGTGGTGACCGAAGTCGGTAGCGAGGGTATTCTCTCCTCCCAGTTACTTTCCTGGTTATCAGCCGCGCGTGAAGTCTGTGACAAGCCGTGGCTGGATTGGAGTGACTTGCTCCGTGTACTGGCCTCTGGCATGGAGCGTCTGCGTGACAAGGCCTACGTGGCCGTGCTCGAGCTCGTTGCCAGCTGGCCAGATACCCCGCCGCTGTTACCGGTTTCCCAGAGTGAGCTTCAGAGCATGCCACTGGTGGTCACGGACAGTGACTGGCTGTCGGTGGCGGAAGACATTGCCATCAGTGTCGCAGCGTCAGCGAACGCACTGGTCTGGTTAAGGGGCAAGCGAGGTGCCGGGAAATCGAGTCTTCTCAGGCTCACTCTAGCGGCGCTGGAGCACAACTACCGTGTAGTCGATCCAAGAAATCTGGCCGGCGGGCTCGATCCGGGGGGCGTGCAGTCATCCCGGGAGGAAGCCGTATGCCACGATTCGGAAACAACGGTGCTGGTTCTGGACAATTGTACGCCTGCCGATGTCCTGCTTTTGATCACTCGCGAGTCGTCAGGATTGCCGGAGATGCTTTCAAGCTGGGCCGGTGCGATCCTGCTGGTGGGTGATCAGGCGAGTCATCAGGAATGCGCGCATCTTGAGCACTGGCTGGGGCGATCGCTCGACATCGTCGATATGCCGGATACCAGTGAGGGCCAGAAAGAGGCCATTCTTACGGCCCACCAGCCGGTTATCGAAAAACGCTGGCAGGTAGAAATTCCCGTCTCCGTGATTCGTTTTGCGGCGCATTGCCGGGCGCCGGGGTTGGATACGCCTGGCGGCCTTTTGCGGTGGGTCGAGAAGGCGGCTGCCCGGTTGAACCTGTTCGCCCGACGCGGCCCCACGCAGGCACTGGCGCTTGCCGGACAAGCGGCAACCATACATCGTCAAAGTCTCGTCGCGTTGGCTCGCGGGGAGTCGGAGGGTGCCGCCGCGGCCTCTCTTGACGATTTACACTTGCAGAAAACCGCTGTTGAAGTTGCGTGGCATGAGCGTCAGGCAGCTGGAGCGCTGAGGCAACTTTGTGTGGCCGATTTGCGCGCTGAGCTTGAACGATGGGTTGCAGCGAAGCATTGA
- a CDS encoding cold-shock protein, translating into MRNPAKAILVAILIAIPAPLILATLLSFTPEPLRLIAAGDLVEALGSNRGIVAYLIGFVLFGIAGFLAVALTGRQSAGRKTTSRDAQQSYQDDDDDYDDSTPEGDEEGTVKWFNVKKGFGFIVRDSGDEVFVHFRAIRGRGRRVLRQGQLVRFNVVEADKGLQADNVSILSD; encoded by the coding sequence ATGCGTAATCCAGCCAAAGCGATCCTCGTTGCCATCCTGATCGCCATTCCAGCACCACTGATCCTGGCTACCCTGCTTTCCTTTACCCCCGAACCCCTTCGACTGATTGCCGCCGGCGACCTCGTCGAGGCACTGGGCAGCAACCGGGGCATCGTAGCCTACCTGATTGGTTTTGTTCTTTTTGGCATTGCCGGTTTCCTCGCGGTTGCCCTTACTGGCAGGCAATCAGCCGGACGCAAAACTACATCCCGAGACGCACAGCAAAGCTATCAGGATGACGACGACGACTACGACGACAGCACCCCCGAGGGTGACGAGGAAGGCACTGTTAAGTGGTTTAACGTGAAAAAAGGCTTCGGTTTCATCGTGCGCGACAGCGGCGACGAGGTTTTTGTCCATTTCCGCGCCATTCGTGGCCGTGGTCGACGCGTTCTGCGCCAGGGCCAGTTGGTTCGCTTTAACGTGGTTGAGGCGGACAAAGGTTTGCAGGCAGACAACGTGTCTATTCTGAGCGACTGA
- a CDS encoding SlyX family protein: protein MATTDKNLETRMDELEVRLAFQDDLINTLSDQLAKQELELRELWEAKQLLHKQVKELSPSNIKSEEDETPPPHY from the coding sequence ATGGCTACGACTGATAAAAACCTTGAAACCCGAATGGACGAACTGGAAGTGCGTCTGGCCTTTCAGGATGACCTCATCAACACGCTGAGTGATCAGCTGGCGAAACAGGAACTGGAGCTGCGCGAGTTATGGGAAGCCAAGCAGTTACTGCACAAACAGGTTAAGGAGTTATCGCCGTCGAACATCAAGAGTGAGGAAGACGAAACGCCGCCTCCCCACTATTGA
- the dapE gene encoding succinyl-diaminopimelate desuccinylase: protein MQTTDSPTLELAKDLISRPSVTPEDAGCQDLMMSQLAPLGFAEEKLRFGDVDNLWARKGKDSPVLAFAGHTDVVPTGPEKNWDHSPFDPVVEDGYLWGRGAADMKGSLAAFVTACERFIAAYPDHRGSIALLITSDEEGPALDGTVKVVKALEDRNEKIDWCLIGEPSSTKVVGDVIKTGRRGSLHGHLTVHGVQGHVAYPHLAENPVHSVAPALDALANEFWDGGNDFFPPTTFQITRVEAGTGSNVIPGECLVHFNFRYCTESTAESLEERVVAILDRHNLKYDLTWQLSGRPFLTDKGALVSATQAAISKVTGRDTELSTSGGTSDGRFIAPTGAQVVELGPINATIHKVNECVSIDDLDTLSKIYEQILIELLA from the coding sequence ATGCAAACAACTGATTCCCCCACCCTCGAGCTCGCCAAGGACCTGATCAGCCGGCCATCGGTCACCCCCGAAGACGCCGGTTGCCAGGACCTCATGATGTCACAACTGGCGCCCCTGGGCTTCGCCGAGGAAAAACTGCGCTTCGGTGACGTCGATAACCTTTGGGCCCGCAAAGGCAAAGACAGCCCCGTGCTGGCCTTTGCCGGGCATACCGACGTGGTTCCCACCGGCCCGGAGAAAAACTGGGATCACTCACCCTTCGACCCAGTGGTTGAGGACGGCTATCTCTGGGGCCGCGGCGCTGCAGACATGAAGGGCAGCCTGGCAGCCTTTGTCACCGCCTGTGAGCGTTTCATCGCCGCCTATCCGGATCATCGGGGCTCCATTGCCCTGCTCATCACCAGCGATGAGGAAGGTCCTGCGCTGGATGGCACCGTCAAAGTGGTGAAAGCACTGGAAGATCGGAATGAGAAGATCGACTGGTGCCTGATTGGCGAACCGTCCAGCACCAAGGTTGTCGGGGATGTGATCAAGACCGGCCGCCGCGGCTCATTGCACGGGCACCTCACCGTGCATGGAGTTCAGGGCCATGTCGCTTACCCGCACCTGGCGGAAAACCCCGTTCACTCGGTTGCCCCGGCCCTTGATGCCTTGGCGAACGAATTCTGGGACGGCGGAAACGACTTCTTCCCACCGACGACCTTCCAGATCACCAGGGTAGAGGCCGGCACCGGCAGCAACGTTATTCCAGGCGAATGCCTGGTGCACTTCAACTTCCGCTACTGTACCGAAAGCACGGCGGAAAGCCTTGAAGAGCGGGTAGTGGCCATACTCGATCGCCACAACCTGAAATACGACCTGACGTGGCAGCTCAGCGGACGCCCATTCCTGACCGACAAAGGCGCTCTGGTGTCCGCCACACAGGCGGCCATCAGTAAGGTCACCGGCCGGGACACCGAACTATCCACGTCCGGCGGCACCTCGGATGGTCGGTTCATCGCGCCGACCGGAGCCCAGGTGGTGGAGCTGGGCCCGATCAATGCCACCATTCACAAGGTAAACGAATGCGTGAGCATTGACGATCTGGACACGCTTTCGAAGATCTACGAGCAGATCCTGATCGAACTTCTGGCCTGA
- the dapD gene encoding 2,3,4,5-tetrahydropyridine-2,6-dicarboxylate N-succinyltransferase, giving the protein MSFAFGIGIGSQNKKGDWLEVFYQQPVMAPGSVLMEVVSNTLGYQGGNQAIHAKAEQLSQLATALRQAGETEQAILAEKATQSSRPVAVTILDTDDAASSTPEVYLKLHLISHRFAKPHSLKLDGIFGLLPNMAWTSEGAIDLDELPARQLQARIEGRTLEVKSVDKFPQMTDYVVPKGVRIADTARVRLGAYVGEGTTVMHEGFINFNAGTEGTSMIEGRISAGVIIGKGSDLGGGCSTMGTLSGGGNIIISVGENCLIGANAGIGIPLGDRCTVEAGLYITAGTKVALLDDHNELVEIIKARDLANKPDLLFRRNSQTGAVECKTNKSAIELNEELHANN; this is encoded by the coding sequence ATGAGTTTCGCATTCGGAATCGGTATCGGCAGCCAGAACAAAAAGGGCGACTGGCTGGAAGTGTTCTACCAGCAGCCGGTCATGGCGCCCGGCAGTGTTCTGATGGAAGTGGTGAGCAACACCCTGGGCTACCAGGGGGGCAACCAGGCCATTCACGCCAAAGCAGAACAGCTTTCCCAGCTGGCAACCGCCTTGCGTCAGGCTGGCGAAACTGAGCAGGCGATTCTCGCGGAGAAAGCCACACAGAGCTCACGCCCTGTTGCCGTAACCATCCTCGATACGGACGATGCCGCATCCAGCACCCCCGAGGTGTACCTCAAGCTGCATTTGATCTCCCATCGCTTTGCCAAGCCCCACAGCCTGAAACTGGACGGTATTTTTGGTTTGCTGCCCAATATGGCATGGACCAGCGAAGGCGCCATCGATCTGGACGAACTGCCTGCCCGCCAGCTGCAGGCCCGGATTGAAGGCCGCACCCTGGAAGTGAAATCGGTCGACAAGTTCCCTCAGATGACCGATTACGTTGTACCCAAGGGCGTGCGTATTGCTGACACCGCCCGCGTGCGCCTGGGTGCTTACGTGGGAGAAGGCACCACCGTCATGCACGAAGGCTTCATCAACTTCAACGCCGGCACCGAAGGCACCAGCATGATCGAGGGCCGGATTTCCGCCGGCGTGATCATCGGCAAAGGCTCCGACCTTGGCGGTGGCTGCTCCACCATGGGCACCCTCTCTGGTGGCGGCAACATCATCATTTCGGTGGGCGAGAATTGCCTGATCGGCGCGAACGCCGGCATCGGCATTCCGCTGGGCGACCGCTGCACCGTGGAAGCAGGCCTGTACATCACCGCCGGAACCAAAGTCGCCCTGCTGGACGACCACAACGAACTGGTGGAGATCATCAAGGCCCGCGATCTGGCCAACAAGCCCGACCTGCTCTTCCGCCGCAACAGCCAGACCGGTGCGGTGGAATGCAAAACCAACAAGTCTGCCATCGAGCTAAACGAAGAGCTGCATGCAAACAACTGA
- a CDS encoding ArsC family reductase, with protein sequence MKLYGIKNCDTVKKARKWLDERTIAYDFHDFKKDGLDDALLTRWEQAVGWEALINRRGTTWRKLPDEVRDNIGAQSAHEIMLDNPSIIKRPVVEHRGSVSVGFKDDDWAQQFADA encoded by the coding sequence ATGAAACTCTACGGCATCAAAAACTGTGACACGGTGAAGAAAGCCCGCAAATGGCTGGACGAAAGAACCATCGCCTACGACTTTCACGACTTCAAGAAAGACGGACTCGATGACGCGCTTCTGACCCGCTGGGAACAAGCGGTGGGCTGGGAGGCCCTGATCAACCGCCGCGGCACCACCTGGCGAAAACTTCCAGACGAGGTTCGTGATAACATTGGCGCCCAATCTGCCCATGAGATCATGCTGGACAACCCCTCTATCATCAAACGACCGGTTGTGGAGCATCGAGGGTCCGTCTCTGTCGGATTCAAGGACGACGACTGGGCACAACAATTCGCTGACGCTTAA
- the dapC gene encoding succinyldiaminopimelate transaminase produces the protein MNPNLNKLHPYPFEKLAKLKEGIEPPAGIRPISLGIGEPKHPSPEFVKRVIADNLEKLANYPTTKGTDELRQAISAWATTRFELAEGALDPARHVVPVNGTREAIFSLVQAVIDSDRPATVVSPNPFYQVYEGAALLAGATPVYLPCDGTNNFIPDFDAVPESVWRDCQILFLCSPGNPSGAVIPRATLTRVIELADKHDFIVASDECYSELYPDEAQPPEGLLQTCAAIGRDDFARCIVFHSLSKRSNLPGLRSGFVAGDANVIQGYLKYRTYHGCAMPIQNQLASIAAWQDEDHVKENRAAYRAKFEAVVPILREIMTVDFPDAGFYLWPQTPMDDETFARELSAQQNVHVLPGRYLSRTVAGHNPGENRVRMALVAPIEECVEAAHRIVDFVKANTR, from the coding sequence ATGAACCCCAATCTGAACAAACTGCATCCTTACCCGTTCGAAAAACTCGCCAAGCTTAAAGAAGGCATTGAGCCCCCGGCTGGCATTCGCCCTATCTCACTGGGCATAGGTGAGCCGAAGCATCCCTCACCCGAATTCGTCAAACGGGTCATCGCGGACAACCTCGAAAAGCTGGCGAACTACCCCACCACCAAAGGCACCGACGAGCTTCGCCAGGCCATCAGCGCCTGGGCAACGACTCGCTTCGAGCTCGCCGAAGGCGCACTGGATCCCGCCCGCCATGTCGTGCCGGTCAACGGCACCCGGGAAGCCATTTTTTCGCTGGTTCAGGCGGTGATCGACAGTGACCGCCCGGCTACCGTGGTCAGCCCAAATCCGTTTTACCAGGTCTACGAAGGCGCTGCTCTTCTGGCCGGCGCGACACCGGTGTACCTGCCCTGCGACGGCACCAACAACTTCATTCCGGATTTCGATGCCGTGCCTGAATCGGTCTGGCGGGACTGCCAGATCCTGTTCCTGTGCTCGCCGGGCAATCCCAGTGGTGCGGTGATTCCGAGAGCAACGCTGACCCGGGTTATCGAGCTGGCTGACAAGCACGACTTCATCGTTGCATCAGACGAGTGCTACTCAGAACTCTACCCGGACGAAGCCCAACCACCGGAAGGGCTGCTTCAGACCTGCGCAGCGATCGGCCGAGACGATTTCGCCCGCTGCATTGTGTTCCACAGCCTGTCCAAGCGCAGCAATCTGCCCGGGCTCAGGTCCGGCTTTGTGGCCGGCGATGCGAATGTCATCCAGGGTTACCTCAAATACCGCACCTACCACGGCTGTGCCATGCCCATTCAGAACCAGTTGGCCAGTATCGCTGCCTGGCAGGATGAGGATCATGTAAAGGAAAACCGGGCAGCGTACCGGGCCAAGTTCGAAGCGGTGGTGCCCATTCTTCGTGAAATCATGACCGTGGACTTTCCGGATGCCGGATTCTACCTCTGGCCCCAAACTCCGATGGACGACGAAACCTTTGCCCGGGAACTGTCGGCCCAGCAAAACGTGCACGTGCTGCCCGGCCGTTACTTGTCACGTACAGTCGCTGGCCACAATCCGGGCGAGAACCGGGTACGGATGGCTCTGGTAGCCCCCATCGAAGAATGCGTGGAAGCCGCGCATCGCATCGTTGACTTCGTTAAGGCAAATACCCGATGA
- a CDS encoding [protein-PII] uridylyltransferase, translating to MDLNQLESRISKDVSPVSAARALLETRYQADAEAFRQGADVRALVHARADTVDTVLRLIWQRYPFADSADISLIAVGGYGRGELHPHSDIDLLILTRAGVEDSWHEDLSAFVTLLWDLKLDIGHSVRSINEGIEAAREDITILTNLLETRTIAGPDSLRQELTEQIYSDDVSTDREYFIAKRQEQQARHQKYGDTEYNLEPNVKGSPGALRDIQTIGWITKRHFGLQDISDLVRSNILMEEEYQILYQGETFLWQLRYGLQLIADRNENRLLFDHQRALAQMLGYKDEGKRLGVELMMQSYYRTVLALAELTDVILQYYDEAILVSGQSDEICPLNKRFQIRNRYIEAVNNQVFAWAPYAIMEIFVLMAQHPEIKGIRATTIRSLRAHRHLIDDAFRSDLGVTTLFMELLRTPHALEQTLSAMKKYNVLGRYLPEFGQIIGQMQHDLFHIYTVDAHTLRVIRNMTRLRSSDAKTEYPLACRLIHQLPKLENLFIAGLYHDVAKGRGGDHSELGAIDAEDFCERHHLSERDTKLISWLVENHLLMSMTAQRKDISDPHIIHNFAQAVPSQTHLDYLYVLTVCDISATNPKLWNTWRASLLRQLYIEAKRALRRGTETPINRDEWIQATKSEAREILQAQNMTNEQIDQLWDTVDEDYFLQDSTVDIAWQTAAIIRHGDNPDPMVLIRDTRGGPTDGYSQITIYLKDRVALFAATTAVLEQLNLNIVDARISSGSGDYAISSYVVLDERGKPLGTDPARKERVRKRLIEELDDPEDYPDIIHRRTPRQLKHFAFPTEVTFSNDTINQRTVMEVITPDRPGLLARIGQVLLDHRVRLTNAKIATLGERVEDVFFITDEQGDPISDAALCRDLQQGLCKALDDIQ from the coding sequence GTGGACTTAAACCAACTGGAGTCCCGCATAAGCAAGGACGTCTCGCCGGTATCCGCCGCCAGAGCACTGCTGGAAACCCGCTATCAGGCCGATGCCGAAGCTTTCCGCCAGGGCGCCGATGTACGCGCCCTGGTGCACGCCCGCGCCGACACCGTCGACACGGTCCTGAGGCTGATCTGGCAACGGTACCCTTTTGCTGACTCGGCAGACATCTCGCTCATCGCGGTGGGTGGCTATGGCCGTGGGGAACTTCACCCCCATTCCGACATTGATCTACTGATTCTGACCCGAGCCGGGGTCGAGGATAGCTGGCACGAAGACCTCAGCGCCTTCGTAACCCTACTCTGGGATCTCAAGCTGGATATCGGACACAGCGTCCGGAGCATTAACGAAGGCATAGAGGCTGCCCGGGAAGACATCACCATCCTGACCAACCTGCTGGAAACCCGGACTATTGCCGGCCCTGACAGCCTGCGCCAGGAACTGACCGAGCAAATCTATTCCGACGACGTCAGCACCGATCGGGAATACTTCATCGCCAAACGCCAGGAACAGCAGGCCAGGCACCAGAAGTATGGCGACACCGAATACAACCTTGAGCCGAACGTAAAGGGCTCTCCGGGCGCCCTGCGCGACATCCAGACCATCGGATGGATCACCAAACGGCATTTCGGCCTGCAGGATATTTCCGACCTGGTGCGCTCCAACATCCTGATGGAAGAGGAGTATCAGATCCTCTACCAGGGTGAAACCTTCCTGTGGCAATTGCGGTACGGCCTGCAACTGATCGCTGACCGGAACGAAAACCGGCTGCTGTTTGACCATCAACGTGCCCTTGCCCAGATGCTGGGCTACAAAGATGAAGGCAAGCGCCTGGGCGTAGAGCTGATGATGCAGTCCTATTACCGGACTGTGCTGGCCCTGGCCGAATTGACGGACGTCATCCTTCAGTACTATGACGAGGCCATCCTCGTCTCCGGGCAGTCAGATGAGATTTGCCCCCTGAACAAACGCTTCCAGATTCGCAACCGCTATATCGAGGCGGTCAACAACCAGGTCTTTGCCTGGGCGCCCTACGCCATCATGGAAATCTTTGTCCTGATGGCCCAGCACCCGGAAATCAAAGGTATCCGAGCAACGACCATCCGCTCACTCAGGGCACACCGGCACCTGATTGACGACGCGTTCCGTTCAGACCTGGGGGTCACTACTCTGTTCATGGAGCTGCTGAGAACCCCTCACGCCCTGGAGCAGACCCTGTCTGCGATGAAGAAGTACAACGTGCTGGGGCGCTACCTGCCGGAGTTCGGCCAGATCATCGGGCAGATGCAGCACGACTTGTTTCATATCTACACGGTTGATGCCCACACGCTCCGCGTCATTCGCAACATGACCCGCCTCCGCAGCTCTGACGCAAAAACCGAGTATCCGCTCGCTTGCCGCCTGATTCACCAGTTACCGAAACTGGAAAACCTGTTTATCGCAGGCCTGTACCACGACGTGGCCAAAGGCCGTGGCGGCGACCACTCAGAACTGGGCGCCATCGATGCGGAAGATTTCTGCGAGCGGCATCACCTGAGCGAACGGGACACCAAGCTCATCTCGTGGCTGGTGGAGAATCACCTGCTGATGTCCATGACCGCCCAACGCAAGGACATCTCAGACCCGCACATCATTCACAATTTCGCTCAGGCGGTGCCGAGCCAGACTCACCTGGACTACCTGTATGTCCTGACGGTGTGCGACATCAGCGCGACCAATCCGAAGCTCTGGAACACCTGGCGCGCCTCTTTGCTGCGCCAGCTGTATATCGAAGCCAAGCGAGCCCTGCGCCGCGGCACGGAAACCCCGATCAATCGCGATGAGTGGATTCAGGCCACCAAATCCGAAGCACGGGAAATACTCCAGGCCCAGAACATGACGAACGAGCAGATCGACCAGCTCTGGGACACCGTTGACGAAGATTATTTCCTTCAGGATTCCACCGTTGATATCGCCTGGCAGACGGCGGCCATTATTCGTCACGGTGACAACCCGGACCCGATGGTACTCATCCGGGACACCCGGGGCGGCCCGACCGACGGATACTCGCAAATCACCATTTACCTGAAAGACCGGGTCGCGCTGTTCGCTGCCACCACGGCGGTACTCGAGCAACTGAACCTGAACATCGTGGATGCACGGATCAGCTCAGGCAGCGGCGACTACGCCATCAGTTCGTACGTGGTTCTCGATGAAAGGGGTAAGCCCCTGGGTACCGATCCGGCCCGGAAAGAGCGGGTTCGCAAACGACTGATTGAGGAACTGGACGATCCGGAGGATTACCCGGACATCATTCATCGCCGGACACCACGACAGCTGAAGCACTTTGCCTTCCCAACGGAAGTCACCTTCTCCAACGACACCATCAATCAGCGTACCGTGATGGAAGTCATCACCCCGGACAGGCCGGGGCTTCTGGCCCGTATCGGACAGGTACTTCTGGACCACCGGGTTCGCCTGACAAACGCCAAGATCGCCACGCTGGGCGAGCGGGTCGAAGACGTATTCTTTATCACCGACGAACAAGGCGATCCGATAAGCGACGCTGCCCTGTGCCGGGATTTGCAGCAGGGACTCTGTAAAGCGCTGGACGACATCCAATGA
- the map gene encoding type I methionyl aminopeptidase, with amino-acid sequence MQVSIKTPEEIEKMRVAGRLAAEVLELLDEHIKPGITTEDINRICHDHIVNVQKAIPAPLNYKGFPKSVCTSVNHVICHGIPTEKKVLKEGDIINVDVTVIKDEYHGDTSKMWIVGKPKPGSERLINITQECLYKGIELVKPGTRLGDIGHAIQQHAEKHRYSVVRDYCGHGIGKVFHEEPQVMHYGKPGTGMELQEGMTFTIEPMINQGKYQTKLLPDGWTVVTKDHKLSAQWEHTILCTADGYEVLTKRSEEPF; translated from the coding sequence ATGCAAGTATCGATTAAGACACCGGAAGAAATCGAAAAAATGCGCGTTGCCGGCCGCCTGGCCGCCGAAGTTCTCGAGTTGCTTGATGAGCACATCAAGCCCGGAATCACCACCGAGGACATCAACCGCATCTGTCACGATCACATCGTGAACGTCCAGAAGGCAATCCCGGCTCCCCTCAATTACAAGGGATTTCCGAAATCCGTCTGCACGTCGGTCAATCACGTAATTTGCCACGGCATTCCGACCGAGAAAAAAGTGCTCAAAGAAGGTGACATCATCAACGTCGACGTCACCGTCATCAAGGATGAGTACCACGGTGACACGAGCAAGATGTGGATTGTGGGAAAGCCCAAGCCTGGCAGCGAACGCCTGATCAACATCACCCAGGAGTGCCTGTACAAAGGTATTGAACTGGTGAAACCCGGCACACGACTGGGCGATATCGGCCACGCCATCCAGCAGCACGCTGAAAAGCATCGCTATTCCGTGGTTCGCGACTATTGCGGCCACGGAATCGGAAAAGTGTTCCATGAAGAGCCGCAAGTAATGCATTACGGCAAACCCGGCACCGGCATGGAACTGCAGGAAGGCATGACCTTCACCATTGAGCCGATGATCAATCAGGGCAAATACCAGACCAAGCTGCTGCCCGATGGCTGGACCGTTGTCACCAAGGACCACAAATTGTCGGCGCAGTGGGAACACACCATCCTCTGCACCGCTGATGGGTACGAAGTTCTGACCAAGCGATCGGAAGAGCCGTTTTAA
- the rpsB gene encoding 30S ribosomal protein S2 yields MAQVNMRDLLKAGAHFGHQTRYWNPKMSKFIFGARNKIHIINLEQTVPAMNDALNFIQQLAGSKNKILFVGTKRAAAKIIKEEAERSGQPFVNHRWLGGMLTNYKTIRQSIRRYRDLDAQSKDGTFDKLTKKEALERTREMEKLERSIGGIKDMGGLPDALFVIDVDHERIAIKEANKLGIPVIGVVDTNSDPDGVDYVIPGNDDAIRAIQIYVKAVADTCLEAAQSAGAGADEFVEVSEDAEGAAPAAE; encoded by the coding sequence ATGGCTCAGGTAAATATGCGCGACCTGCTGAAGGCAGGTGCTCACTTCGGTCACCAGACTCGCTACTGGAACCCAAAAATGTCGAAGTTCATCTTCGGCGCCCGCAACAAGATTCATATCATCAACCTGGAGCAGACTGTTCCTGCCATGAACGATGCGCTGAATTTCATTCAGCAGCTGGCAGGGAGCAAGAACAAGATTCTGTTCGTAGGCACCAAGCGTGCCGCGGCCAAAATCATCAAGGAAGAAGCAGAGCGCTCCGGCCAGCCGTTCGTTAACCATCGCTGGTTGGGCGGGATGCTGACCAACTACAAGACCATCCGTCAGTCAATTCGTCGCTACCGTGACCTGGATGCCCAGAGCAAAGACGGTACCTTCGACAAGTTGACCAAGAAGGAAGCGCTTGAGCGCACCCGTGAGATGGAGAAGCTTGAGCGTTCCATCGGCGGTATCAAGGACATGGGTGGCCTGCCGGACGCACTGTTCGTGATCGACGTTGACCACGAGCGCATCGCGATTAAGGAAGCCAACAAGCTGGGTATCCCGGTTATCGGTGTTGTTGATACCAACAGCGATCCTGACGGTGTTGACTACGTTATCCCGGGTAACGATGACGCCATCCGCGCGATCCAGATCTACGTGAAGGCCGTTGCCGACACCTGCCTTGAAGCAGCTCAGTCTGCTGGTGCAGGCGCTGACGAGTTTGTTGAAGTCAGCGAAGACGCGGAAGGCGCCGCTCCGGCTGCCGAATAA